A single Candidatus Methylomirabilota bacterium DNA region contains:
- a CDS encoding permease yields MRAALDPATIVLFVLAATLAVVAYLKDPGLPWIGARNGFSMLWFILPRLVPAMLLAGLLQVLVPQEVVTRYFGRESGLRAILIASLAGVLTPGGPMVSVPFMVALANSGMALPPLVAYMTSWSLFGMQRIIAWEAPLMGWHFVAVRVIPSLAFPVLAGWLVAAFYSD; encoded by the coding sequence ATGCGAGCTGCGCTGGATCCCGCGACGATCGTCCTGTTCGTGCTCGCCGCCACGCTCGCCGTCGTCGCGTATCTGAAAGACCCCGGGTTGCCCTGGATCGGGGCCCGAAACGGCTTCTCGATGCTCTGGTTCATCTTGCCCCGCCTGGTCCCGGCGATGCTCCTGGCCGGCCTGCTCCAAGTCCTGGTGCCGCAGGAGGTCGTCACGCGTTACTTCGGACGCGAGAGCGGGCTCCGGGCCATCCTCATCGCCTCCCTGGCCGGCGTGCTGACGCCTGGCGGCCCGATGGTGAGCGTGCCATTCATGGTCGCGCTCGCCAACTCAGGCATGGCCCTGCCGCCGCTGGTCGCCTACATGACCTCGTGGTCGCTCTTCGGCATGCAACGCATCATCGCCTGGGAGGCGCCGCTCATGGGCTGGCACTTCGTCGCCGTGCGCGTCATCCCGAGCCTCGCCTTTCCCGTCCTGGCCGGCTGGCTAGTCGCCGCCTTCTACTCCGACTGA
- a CDS encoding response regulator has product MAAQRPPALQTVRVLLVEDVPDIREVLTVLLRSEGAEVVATGSGREAVDLVGQREFDIVLSDLGLPDIPGDVLIRQIRAGSARHTRVVVITGYGEPYVTRARQAGADAVFIKPVDWMNILDYLRRRNLAASA; this is encoded by the coding sequence GTGGCGGCGCAGCGACCCCCCGCTCTGCAAACGGTGCGAGTGCTCCTCGTCGAGGACGTCCCCGACATCCGCGAGGTGCTGACCGTCCTCCTCCGCTCCGAGGGGGCGGAGGTTGTCGCCACCGGGAGCGGCCGTGAGGCCGTCGACCTGGTCGGCCAGCGTGAGTTCGACATCGTGCTCAGCGATCTCGGGCTTCCCGACATCCCCGGGGACGTGCTCATCCGGCAGATCCGGGCGGGGTCGGCGAGACACACGCGCGTCGTGGTCATCACGGGCTACGGCGAGCCGTATGTCACCCGGGCCCGGCAGGCGGGCGCGGACGCCGTCTTCATCAAGCCCGTAGACTGGATGAACATCCTCGACTACCTGCGCCGGCGCAATCTAGCGGCCTCGGCATGA
- a CDS encoding GAF domain-containing protein codes for MAWAALTGRRGAPDVPHPATAAPPPLPGGDVLTSLVDTMDDALVVVDSHLNVVHWNAAMERLTGLARAGARGRNLRRLVPMLDAIAFPQYLRRALSSESTFTAQVAPDAWVEARCVPLRDAVGRVTGAAGFLTDMTERIRRAVFVRALEAIGRSLTSSLDLNEVLDTIVDKALEVMGADSALVVSWDGQAPEFRVMRAAGRLSDRYTAAGTIPVGGGPISRVVLESRPIATPNILQDPQLWVTPERRAQIEREGFRAVAAAPLASKGRVHGALVVHYWAERTVDKDELMALTRLAEQAALAIDNARLYADATRRAERLRELAEVERLVAASLDLDDVLRRIAEATARLVEAPVVHLWTAEPGARLLRLRAWSVQANLPDVQMPATLAFGEGITGAAAERGEPVFVPDAGQDPRVRLLGWWREAGLGTILAVPLLSGETLLGVLTVRARSGALAAAEDQALITSLAGRAALAMQNARAYAEAVRRAARLRDLATVTQSITSSLDTSDVMQRIVEAAAGMRPGALAAVHVFDLQRETLRFAAYSSPELRAFPDEFPAAAGLPGLVFTQRRPVLIPDPLDHPRTLAPEWWRQRAGASYYGLPIIVGETFVGILDYILPEGSPDGEEQEALRLLAASAGIAIRNASLYQAERMQAERVGALAAINQRISSALDLDELLRMIAESAASLTGVKHALFWLADDERRTLAVKAGSTPGLAEDFPQPVVGYELGGVGWVARHRAPLVIDDVLGDEPRDDHAWWRRWGISAFAGYPIIAGDELRAALVLCHSEPIRFTEETRQVVDMFIAQATLAFENARLYASARDSLARLKETQAQLVQAAKMSALGQLVSGVAHELNNPLSVIIGYGQLLLNRAAPEVLRRPVELMVEQGDRMGKIVKNLLYFARQRPPERAPVDLNQVIDQALALRLNQLTLSGIAVEREFAGGLPPVLADAQQLQQVFLNLLLNAEQALAPNGGGRIVFRTSVVQGGRTVRADVVDNGPGIPADILPRVFEPFFTTKEVGVGTGLGLSVSYGIAEEHGGRLSVESEPGDTAFALELPVGTPVAAARAPGAPARSAFFGDGRVALVVDDEAGVVDLVVTVLRETGWRVDVAPGGRLGLERVRQRRYDLVVSDMRMPDGGGEEFYRSAIMADQALGGRFLFITGDTANVQAWAFLKRARLPVLEKPFTPDVFLEAVRRVAGSLTASGLRA; via the coding sequence GTGGCATGGGCAGCGCTGACGGGACGCCGCGGCGCCCCCGACGTGCCGCACCCGGCGACGGCGGCGCCCCCCCCGCTCCCGGGCGGCGATGTCCTCACCAGCCTCGTCGACACGATGGACGATGCCCTCGTCGTCGTCGATTCCCACCTGAACGTCGTTCATTGGAACGCGGCGATGGAACGCCTGACCGGCCTGGCCCGCGCGGGTGCGCGCGGCCGCAATCTGCGCCGCCTCGTCCCGATGCTCGACGCGATCGCCTTTCCTCAGTATCTGCGGCGCGCGCTCTCCAGCGAGTCGACCTTCACGGCCCAGGTCGCGCCGGACGCCTGGGTGGAGGCACGTTGCGTCCCCCTGCGGGATGCAGTCGGGCGCGTGACGGGGGCCGCGGGATTCCTGACCGACATGACCGAGCGCATCCGGCGCGCCGTCTTCGTGCGTGCGCTGGAAGCGATCGGCCGCTCACTGACCTCATCGCTCGATCTCAACGAGGTGCTCGACACCATCGTCGACAAGGCGCTGGAGGTGATGGGCGCGGACTCCGCCCTGGTGGTCTCCTGGGACGGCCAGGCGCCCGAATTCCGGGTCATGCGCGCCGCCGGCCGGTTGAGCGACCGCTACACGGCGGCCGGGACCATCCCGGTCGGAGGAGGACCGATCAGCCGCGTCGTGCTGGAGTCGCGCCCAATCGCCACTCCGAACATCCTCCAGGACCCGCAGCTGTGGGTGACGCCGGAGCGCCGCGCGCAGATCGAGCGGGAGGGATTCAGGGCGGTCGCCGCCGCCCCCCTCGCGTCGAAGGGACGCGTGCACGGCGCTCTCGTGGTCCATTACTGGGCCGAGCGCACCGTCGACAAAGACGAGCTGATGGCGCTCACCCGCCTGGCCGAGCAGGCCGCGCTGGCCATCGACAACGCGCGCCTGTACGCCGACGCGACGCGGCGGGCCGAGCGGCTGCGGGAGCTGGCCGAGGTGGAGCGTCTGGTCGCGGCGTCGCTGGACCTCGACGATGTCCTGCGCCGCATCGCCGAGGCCACGGCGCGGCTGGTGGAGGCGCCGGTGGTTCACCTCTGGACCGCCGAGCCCGGAGCGCGCTTGCTGCGTCTGCGCGCCTGGAGCGTGCAAGCCAACCTGCCCGACGTGCAGATGCCGGCCACGCTCGCGTTCGGCGAGGGCATCACCGGCGCCGCGGCCGAGCGCGGCGAGCCGGTCTTCGTGCCGGACGCGGGCCAGGACCCGCGCGTGCGCCTGCTCGGATGGTGGCGGGAGGCGGGGCTGGGGACCATCCTCGCGGTGCCGCTCCTGTCGGGCGAAACGCTCCTCGGCGTGCTGACGGTGCGGGCGCGCTCGGGCGCGCTGGCGGCCGCCGAAGACCAGGCGCTCATCACGTCGCTGGCGGGCCGGGCTGCGCTGGCCATGCAGAACGCCCGCGCCTACGCGGAAGCGGTGCGCCGCGCCGCCCGCCTGCGCGACCTGGCCACGGTGACCCAGTCCATCACCTCGTCGCTCGACACCAGCGACGTGATGCAGCGGATCGTGGAAGCCGCCGCCGGCATGCGACCCGGCGCCCTGGCGGCGGTCCACGTCTTCGATCTCCAGCGGGAGACGCTGCGCTTCGCGGCGTACTCCAGCCCCGAGCTGCGCGCGTTTCCCGACGAGTTTCCGGCCGCCGCCGGCCTCCCCGGCCTGGTCTTCACGCAGCGACGACCGGTGCTGATCCCGGATCCGCTCGACCACCCGCGGACGCTCGCGCCGGAGTGGTGGCGGCAGCGGGCGGGGGCGAGCTACTACGGCCTGCCGATCATCGTCGGCGAGACGTTCGTCGGCATCCTCGATTACATCCTTCCCGAGGGATCGCCGGACGGGGAGGAACAGGAGGCGCTCCGCCTGCTGGCCGCCTCCGCCGGGATCGCGATCCGCAACGCCTCGCTCTATCAGGCGGAGCGGATGCAGGCCGAGCGGGTCGGGGCCCTGGCGGCGATCAACCAGCGCATCTCCAGCGCCCTCGACCTCGACGAGCTGCTGCGGATGATCGCGGAGTCCGCCGCCTCCCTGACCGGGGTCAAGCACGCGCTGTTCTGGCTGGCCGACGACGAGCGCCGCACCCTCGCCGTGAAGGCCGGCTCCACCCCGGGCCTCGCCGAGGACTTCCCCCAGCCGGTCGTCGGCTACGAGCTCGGCGGCGTGGGGTGGGTCGCGCGCCATCGCGCGCCGCTTGTCATTGACGACGTGCTCGGCGACGAGCCCCGCGACGATCACGCCTGGTGGCGACGCTGGGGCATCAGCGCCTTCGCGGGCTATCCGATCATCGCGGGCGACGAGCTGCGCGCGGCTCTCGTGCTCTGCCACTCCGAGCCGATCCGGTTCACCGAGGAAACGCGTCAGGTGGTCGACATGTTCATCGCTCAGGCCACGCTGGCGTTCGAAAACGCCCGCCTCTACGCCAGCGCGCGCGACAGTCTCGCGCGCCTCAAGGAGACGCAGGCCCAGCTCGTCCAGGCGGCCAAGATGTCGGCGCTGGGCCAGCTCGTGTCCGGCGTCGCCCACGAGCTGAACAACCCGCTCAGCGTCATCATCGGATACGGCCAGCTCCTGCTGAACCGCGCCGCGCCCGAGGTGCTGCGGCGCCCGGTGGAGCTGATGGTGGAGCAGGGCGACCGCATGGGCAAGATCGTGAAGAACCTCCTCTACTTCGCCCGGCAGCGCCCACCCGAGCGCGCCCCCGTGGACCTGAACCAGGTGATCGATCAGGCGCTGGCGCTGCGGCTCAACCAGCTCACGCTGTCCGGCATCGCGGTGGAGCGGGAGTTCGCCGGGGGCCTGCCGCCCGTGCTGGCGGACGCGCAGCAGCTGCAGCAGGTGTTCCTCAATCTGCTCCTGAACGCGGAGCAGGCCCTGGCCCCCAATGGCGGTGGCCGGATCGTCTTCCGCACCAGCGTCGTTCAGGGCGGCCGCACGGTGCGCGCCGATGTCGTGGACAACGGGCCGGGGATCCCGGCCGACATCCTGCCTCGGGTGTTCGAGCCGTTCTTCACGACGAAAGAAGTCGGCGTCGGCACGGGCCTGGGCCTCTCCGTGTCGTACGGCATCGCCGAGGAGCACGGCGGTCGCCTGAGCGTCGAGAGCGAGCCGGGCGACACCGCGTTCGCCCTCGAGTTGCCCGTCGGCACGCCCGTGGCCGCGGCGCGCGCGCCGGGCGCGCCGGCGCGGTCGGCTTTCTTCGGGGACGGGCGGGTCGCGCTCGTGGTGGATGACGAGGCGGGCGTCGTCGATCTCGTCGTGACCGTCCTGCGCGAGACCGGATGGCGCGTCGACGTGGCCCCCGGCGGTCGCCTGGGGCTCGAGCGCGTGCGGCAGCGCCGCTACGACCTGGTCGTGTCCGACATGCGCATGCCGGACGGGGGCGGCGAGGAGTTCTACCGCAGCGCGATCATGGCCGACCAGGCCCTGGGCGGCCGCTTCCTGTTCATCACCGGCGACACGGCCAACGTGCAGGCGTGGGCCTTTCTCAAGCGCGCGCGCCTGCCGGTGCTCGAAAAACCCTTCACCCCCGATGTGTTCCTGGAGGCGGTGCGCCGCGTCGCCGGCTCATTGACAGCATCGGGGCTACGCGCGTAG